The DNA window GTTTTGATTAATTCGATGTTGTTGATGTTGAATTAGATAACGCTAGTAGCTCTTGATAGTCCTCTTCCGAAATAGCACCATCTGCTCTAAGTTCATCTAACTCTTTTTTTGATAATGAATAAGGAGTGTCTTTTAAACTATCTTTCATCTGAACAATTTCTTCAGTTTTCTGTACTGCTAATGAACTGCCTGAATTAGCTTTGGTAGAGGTGTCACTTGGGCCACTTCCACTACAACTAACAAATAAAATACTTAAAAAACTAAAAACTATGAATGAATTCTTCATTTATCCCTCATCAAATATTTATATTTAATTGAGTATCGGGCACAACAAATTTTTCTGAAAAAGAATTCCATTTTTCTTTAAAATAAGCAGTAAATTCGATAACTTAGAAAGAGAACCTCAAGAAAACGCATTACTAAACAATATAGAGTTCCCACTACAAGGAGCATTACGAATCCGTTTCTAAAGATATCCTTTAGAAAATATACTGTTAAGATGAAATATATTCATTTAAAAGATATGAA is part of the Bacteriovorax sp. BAL6_X genome and encodes:
- a CDS encoding SHOCT domain-containing protein, whose translation is MKNSFIVFSFLSILFVSCSGSGPSDTSTKANSGSSLAVQKTEEIVQMKDSLKDTPYSLSKKELDELRADGAISEEDYQELLALSNSTSTTSN